From one Ursus arctos isolate Adak ecotype North America unplaced genomic scaffold, UrsArc2.0 scaffold_1, whole genome shotgun sequence genomic stretch:
- the LOC113249761 gene encoding olfactory receptor 6B2 has protein sequence MRGENVSKVSVFILVGFPTAPRLQYVLFLLFLLTYLFVLVENVAIILTVRTSSPLHRPMYYFLGSMSFLEIWYVSDIIPKMLGGFLLQQKHISFVGCMTQLYFFSSLVCTECVLLASMAYDRYVAICHPLRYQVIMTMGLCVQLVVFSFVSGFSISTIKVYFISSATFCGSNVLNHFFCDISPILKLACTDFSTAELVDFILAFIILVFPLMATVLSYGHITLAVLRIPSATGRWKAFSTCASHLTVVTIFYTAMIFMYVRPQAIDSRSSNKLISAIYTVLTPIINPLIYCLRNKEFKAALKKALGLGQSSQ, from the coding sequence ATGAGGGGAGAGAACGTCAGCAAGGTCAGCGTGTTCATCCTGGTGGGCTTCCCCACGGCCCCTCGGCTGCAGTAtgtgctcttcctcctcttcctgctcaccTACCTCTTTGTCCTGGTGGAGAACGTGGCCATCATCCTCACCGTCCGGACCAGCTCCCCCCTCCATAGGCCCATGTACTACTTTCTGGGCTCCATGTCTTTTCTGGAGATCTGGTACGTATCCGACATCATCCCCAAGATGCTGGGTGGTTTCCTCCTGCAGCAGAAACACATCTCCTTTGTCGGGTGCATGACTCAGCTCTACTTCTTCAGCTCCTTGGTGTGCACTGAATGTGTGCTCCTGGCCTCCATGGCCTATGATCGCTACGTGGCCATCTGCCACCCCCTGCGCTACCAAGTCATCATGACCATGGGGCTCTGCGTCCAGCTGGTGGTCTTCTCCTTTGTGAGCGGCTTCTCCATCTCCACCATCAAGGTGTACTTTATCTCCAGTGCCACGTTCTGTGGCTCCAATGTCCTCAACCACTTCTTCTGTGACATTTCCCCCATCCTCAAACTGGCCTGCACAGACTTCTCGACCGCAGAGCTGGTGGACTTCATCCTGGCCTTCATCATCCTGGTGTTTCCCCTCATGGCCACCGTGCTCTCCTATGGACACATCACCCTGGCTGTTCTGCGCATCCCCTCGGCCACTGGCCGCTGgaaggccttctccacctgtgcctcccatCTCACCGTGGTCACCATCTTCTATACGGCCATGATCTTCATGTACGTCCGGCCCCAGGCCATTGATTCCCGGAGCTCCAACAAGCTTATCTCTGCTATTTACACTGTCCTCACCCCAATAATCAATCCGTTGATCTACTGTCTTAGGAACAAAGAATTTAAGGCTGCCTTGAAAAAGGCTCTTGGGCTAGGTCAATCTTCACAATAG
- the LOC125281324 gene encoding olfactory receptor 6B2-like codes for MRGENVSKVSVFILVGFPTAPRLQYVLFLLFLLTYLFVLVENVAIILTVRTSSPLHRPMYYFLGSMSFLEIWYVSDIIPKMLGGFLLQQKHISFVGCMTQLYFFSSLVCTECVLLASMAYDRYVAICHPLRYQVIMTMGLCVQLVVFSFVSGFSISTIKVYFISSATFCGSNVLNHFFCDISPILKLACTDFSTAELVDFILAFIILVFPLMATVLSYGHITLAVLHIPSATGRWKAFSTCASHLTVVTIFYTALLFMYVRPQAIDSRSSNKLISVLYTVLTPIINPLIYCLRNKEFKAALKKALGFGQVPM; via the coding sequence ATGAGGGGAGAGAACGTCAGCAAGGTCAGCGTGTTCATCCTGGTGGGCTTCCCCACGGCCCCTCGGCTGCAGTAtgtgctcttcctcctcttcctgctcaccTACCTCTTTGTCCTGGTGGAGAACGTGGCCATCATCCTCACCGTCCGGACCAGCTCCCCCCTCCATAGGCCCATGTACTACTTTCTGGGCTCCATGTCTTTTCTGGAGATCTGGTACGTATCCGACATCATCCCCAAGATGCTGGGTGGTTTCCTTCTGCAGCAGAAACACATCTCCTTTGTCGGGTGCATGACTCAGCTCTACTTCTTCAGCTCCTTGGTGTGCACTGAATGTGTGCTCCTGGCCTCCATGGCCTATGATCGCTACGTGGCCATCTGCCACCCCCTGCGCTACCAAGTCATCATGACCATGGGGCTCTGCGTCCAGCTGGTGGTCTTCTCCTTTGTGAGCGGCTTCTCCATCTCCACCATCAAGGTGTACTTTATCTCCAGTGCCACGTTCTGTGGCTCCAATGTCCTCAACCACTTCTTCTGTGACATTTCCCCCATCCTCAAACTGGCCTGCACAGACTTCTCGACCGCAGAGCTGGTGGACTTCATCCTGGCCTTCATCATCCTGGTGTTTCCCCTCATGGCCACCGTGCTCTCCTATGGACACATCACCCTGGCTGTTCTGCACATCCCCTCGGCCACTGGCCGCTGgaaggccttctccacctgtgcctcccatCTCACCGTGGTCACCATCTTCTATACGGCCTTGCTTTTCATGTACGTCCGGCCCCAGGCCATTGATTCCCGGAGCTCCAACAAACTCATCTCTGTTCTGTACACTGTCCTCACCCCAATAATCAATCCGTTGATCTACTGTCTTAGGAACAAAGAATTTAAGGCTGCCTTGAAAAAGGCTCTGGGCTTTGGGCAAGTTCCAATGTAG